A genomic segment from Lignipirellula cremea encodes:
- a CDS encoding TIGR01457 family HAD-type hydrolase has protein sequence MRHGYLIDMDGVVYRGSELIQGADYFVERLRRHDIPFMFLTNNSQRTRLDVVAKLARMGIEVEKEHVFTCAMATARFLAQQTPHGTAYVIGEGGLLNALHENGLAVVDHDPDYVVVGEGRTFNLEMVEAAVRMILNGAKLIATNLDPNCPTQNGLRPGCGAMVAMLETATGVKAFSVGKPSAVMMRAARKELGLTTDETTMIGDTMDTDILGGVQLGFKTVLVLSGGTRVADLSSYAYRPEIVVESLGQLAEMFDENGWRPLGCPAPRAAAVPAPAAASNGAAMSAVAMLRR, from the coding sequence GTGAGGCACGGCTATCTTATCGACATGGACGGCGTTGTGTATCGTGGATCGGAGCTCATCCAGGGCGCCGATTACTTTGTCGAACGACTTCGACGACACGACATTCCGTTTATGTTTCTGACCAACAACAGCCAGCGCACCCGGCTTGATGTCGTCGCCAAGCTGGCCCGCATGGGTATCGAGGTCGAAAAGGAGCACGTCTTTACGTGCGCCATGGCGACTGCCCGATTCCTGGCCCAGCAAACGCCGCACGGAACGGCGTATGTCATCGGCGAAGGCGGGCTGCTGAACGCGCTGCACGAGAACGGCCTGGCGGTCGTTGACCATGATCCCGATTATGTGGTCGTCGGCGAGGGCCGCACCTTTAATCTGGAAATGGTCGAAGCGGCTGTCCGCATGATCCTGAACGGAGCGAAGCTCATCGCCACCAATCTGGATCCCAATTGCCCCACGCAAAATGGCTTGCGGCCTGGCTGCGGGGCGATGGTCGCCATGCTGGAAACGGCCACGGGGGTGAAGGCCTTTAGCGTCGGCAAACCCAGCGCCGTGATGATGCGGGCAGCGCGCAAGGAACTCGGCCTGACAACCGACGAAACTACCATGATCGGCGACACCATGGACACCGACATTCTGGGCGGCGTTCAGCTTGGTTTCAAAACCGTGCTGGTGCTCAGCGGCGGCACCCGGGTCGCCGACCTGTCGAGCTACGCTTACCGTCCGGAGATCGTCGTCGAATCGCTCGGCCAGCTGGCGGAGATGTTTGACGAAAACGGCTGGCGTCCGCTGGGCTGCCCTGCACCCAGGGCCGCCGCGGTTCCGGCGCCCGCCGCCGCTTCGAATGGAGCCGCCATGTCCGCCGTGGCCATGCTCCGCCGGTAA
- a CDS encoding amidohydrolase family protein, giving the protein MHYFRIFIGCALLASFWRPLAHAEEIVPAAPSAEAEPLDGRDGRDLTLSNFRPESKLKVDAHHLRQAKFPVVDIHTHFRHRFRHSQEQLEEFVDLMDRHQIAICVSLDGQLGEELEEHKKYLWTKYPDRFVIFANIDWQGSGEKEKPSTWACNRPGFGERMAAALADAKKRGASGLKIFKGFGLEYKNADGSLLKIDDPRFDPIWKACGELDFPVLIHVADPAAFFDPIDEKNERWEELHRHPEWSFYGDAFPSREELLAARNRVIQRHPSTKFIGAHVANNAEDLKTVAAWLKEYPNLYVDFASRIGELGRQPYTARKFLIDHADRVLFSTDGPWPEKRISLYWRFLETYDEEFPYSEKDFPPQGFWNIYGVGLPDQVLQQIYHENAARLIPGVKEKLNRWRERSEGAGE; this is encoded by the coding sequence ATGCACTACTTCCGAATTTTTATTGGTTGCGCGCTGCTGGCTTCATTCTGGCGCCCCCTGGCTCACGCAGAGGAGATCGTCCCTGCCGCGCCGTCCGCTGAGGCAGAACCGCTGGATGGACGCGACGGCCGCGATCTGACGCTGTCAAATTTTCGTCCCGAATCCAAGCTGAAAGTCGACGCCCATCACCTTCGCCAGGCGAAGTTTCCGGTGGTCGATATCCATACCCATTTCCGCCATCGGTTCCGGCACTCGCAGGAACAACTGGAAGAGTTTGTCGACCTGATGGATCGTCACCAGATTGCGATCTGTGTGAGCCTCGACGGCCAGCTGGGCGAAGAGCTGGAAGAGCACAAAAAGTACCTGTGGACGAAATACCCCGACAGGTTCGTTATTTTCGCCAACATCGACTGGCAAGGGTCGGGCGAAAAGGAGAAGCCATCGACCTGGGCCTGCAATCGTCCGGGCTTTGGCGAGCGGATGGCAGCGGCTCTCGCCGACGCCAAAAAACGCGGGGCCAGCGGCCTGAAGATCTTCAAAGGGTTTGGCCTGGAGTACAAGAACGCCGACGGCTCGCTGCTTAAGATCGATGACCCGCGGTTCGATCCCATCTGGAAAGCCTGCGGCGAACTTGACTTTCCCGTATTAATCCATGTCGCCGACCCGGCCGCCTTTTTTGACCCGATCGACGAAAAGAACGAACGCTGGGAGGAACTGCATCGCCACCCCGAATGGAGCTTCTATGGCGACGCCTTCCCCAGTCGGGAGGAACTCCTGGCGGCGCGGAACCGGGTCATCCAGCGGCATCCGTCCACGAAATTCATCGGCGCCCACGTGGCGAACAACGCGGAAGACCTGAAAACCGTGGCGGCCTGGCTGAAGGAATACCCCAACCTTTACGTGGACTTCGCTTCACGGATTGGCGAACTGGGAAGGCAGCCGTACACGGCTCGCAAGTTTCTGATCGACCATGCCGATCGGGTGCTGTTTTCCACCGACGGCCCCTGGCCCGAAAAGCGGATCTCTCTGTACTGGCGGTTCCTGGAAACCTACGACGAAGAGTTCCCCTATTCCGAGAAGGACTTTCCGCCGCAAGGATTCTGGAATATCTACGGCGTTGGCCTGCCCGATCAGGTGCTGCAGCAGATCTACCACGAGAACGCCGCGCGGCTGATCCCGGGGGTCAAAGAGAAGCTCAACCGCTGGCGCGAGCGGTCTGAGGGCGCCGGCGAGTAA
- a CDS encoding HNH endonuclease — MLVVNRSYLAVHVVTVRRAFGLVYRQIADIIDVSDGVYASYDFDMWREISEFRSAEPSVCENDEWIHSVNFVIQAPRVIRLVRFDRAPRQTLRFNRRNLLARDNHCCQYCGESLPHHRLSLDHVLPRSRGGKTTWENIVCSCLDCNTRKGDRTPHEARMTLSRPPIRPKQSPLLMMKLGNPKYDVWKSFIPTGAWSVDVK; from the coding sequence GTGCTGGTCGTTAACCGTTCGTATCTTGCGGTGCATGTGGTAACGGTTCGCCGGGCGTTTGGGTTGGTGTATCGCCAAATCGCCGACATTATTGATGTTTCCGACGGAGTCTACGCCTCGTACGACTTCGACATGTGGCGTGAAATCAGCGAGTTCCGCTCAGCTGAACCGTCGGTTTGTGAAAATGACGAATGGATTCATTCCGTCAATTTTGTGATTCAGGCGCCGCGGGTCATTCGCCTGGTTCGGTTTGACCGGGCCCCACGACAGACCTTGCGTTTCAACCGCCGCAACCTGCTGGCGCGCGACAACCATTGCTGCCAGTATTGTGGCGAAAGCCTGCCACATCATCGGCTGAGCCTTGACCACGTGCTGCCCCGCAGTCGCGGCGGGAAAACCACCTGGGAGAATATTGTTTGCTCGTGCCTGGACTGCAACACCCGCAAAGGGGACCGCACTCCGCACGAAGCTCGCATGACGCTCAGCCGCCCGCCGATTCGTCCCAAGCAGAGTCCCCTGCTGATGATGAAACTCGGCAACCCCAAGTACGACGTGTGGAAGTCGTTCATTCCCACCGGCGCCTGGTCGGTCGATGTGAAGTAA
- the solA gene encoding N-methyl-L-tryptophan oxidase, whose amino-acid sequence MPAYDAIVLGAGGVGSAAAFHLASRGARTLVLEQFTPAHQRGSSHGQTRIIRQAYFEHSDYTPLLQRTYELWRRLQEQVGRQLFFPVGLLEIGPPQGVVLPGVRESAQRYGVAVDDLAVDRARQTIVRFPQFQVDATEEAVLEPAAGYLLVEECVKAHLQAAEAAGAELHFEEPALGWRVEHGQAIVTTLQGEYRAPRLILTAGAWTGPLLADLRIPLRVVRKHFYWYADDNRAYRADAGCPVFFYEKPHGYFYGLPAIDGRGIKVAEHSGGGDLATDPTHLDPSPEPADFARVDAFLHAHLPQGVFRNIGHNVCMYTLTPDEHFILDRHPAHDQVSFVAGLSGHGYKFAPVLGETIACWSLDGGDRPVPFFALDRLALQPPV is encoded by the coding sequence ATGCCGGCATACGACGCGATTGTTCTCGGGGCAGGCGGAGTCGGATCCGCCGCCGCCTTTCACCTGGCCAGTCGCGGCGCCAGGACCCTGGTGCTGGAGCAGTTTACGCCCGCCCATCAGCGCGGCAGCTCCCACGGCCAGACGCGCATCATTCGCCAGGCTTACTTCGAGCACAGCGACTATACGCCGCTGCTCCAGCGCACCTATGAACTGTGGCGCCGCCTGCAGGAACAGGTTGGTCGCCAGCTCTTCTTCCCCGTCGGTCTGCTGGAGATCGGCCCGCCCCAGGGCGTCGTGCTTCCCGGCGTGCGGGAAAGCGCTCAGCGGTACGGCGTCGCCGTCGATGATCTGGCGGTCGATCGCGCCCGGCAGACGATCGTCCGTTTTCCGCAGTTCCAGGTCGACGCGACCGAAGAAGCCGTGCTGGAACCGGCTGCCGGATACCTGCTAGTCGAAGAATGCGTCAAGGCGCATCTCCAGGCGGCTGAGGCCGCCGGCGCAGAGCTGCACTTTGAAGAGCCCGCACTCGGCTGGCGCGTCGAGCATGGCCAGGCGATCGTGACGACGTTGCAGGGCGAATATCGTGCGCCGCGGCTGATCCTGACGGCGGGAGCGTGGACGGGACCCTTGCTGGCCGACCTGCGGATTCCGCTGCGGGTGGTTCGTAAACACTTCTACTGGTACGCCGACGATAACCGCGCCTATCGGGCCGATGCTGGCTGTCCGGTCTTCTTTTATGAAAAGCCGCACGGCTATTTTTATGGCCTGCCGGCGATCGATGGCCGCGGCATCAAGGTGGCCGAGCATAGCGGCGGCGGTGATCTGGCGACCGATCCCACGCACCTGGACCCCAGCCCGGAGCCGGCGGACTTCGCCCGCGTCGATGCGTTCCTGCATGCTCATTTGCCCCAGGGGGTGTTCCGCAACATCGGCCACAACGTTTGCATGTATACGTTGACGCCCGACGAGCACTTCATCCTGGATCGACACCCGGCGCACGACCAGGTTTCTTTTGTGGCGGGCCTGTCGGGGCACGGTTACAAATTTGCGCCGGTGCTGGGGGAAACCATCGCCTGCTGGTCGCTCGACGGCGGCGACCGGCCTGTTCCTTTTTTCGCCCTCGATCGACTGGCCCTGCAGCCGCCGGTTTGA